One segment of Solanum stenotomum isolate F172 chromosome 1, ASM1918654v1, whole genome shotgun sequence DNA contains the following:
- the LOC125857369 gene encoding uncharacterized protein LOC125857369: MFSQAVTNQVGQQKGARQGEPNTSRIHEFFRMNPPSFIGSKTSEDPENFANELKKVFDVMHVADTERKQKGPTSSSTSEPAPKNKDEYNGQNFRAKPTYSQGSVTQGGSKPPACAKCGRNHSVAPLDRVTTRGATFGTGGGTNRLYAIIVAKRKRIRQVLSLV; the protein is encoded by the exons ATGTTTAGTCAagctgtgactaaccaggttgggcaACAAAAGGGAGCTCGACAAGGAGAGCCTAACACTTCAAGGATTCATGAGTTctttaggatgaatcctccaagtttcattGGTTCAAAGACTTCTGAGGATCCGGAGAACTTTGCTAATGAATTGAAAAAGGtgtttgatgtgatgcatgttgcgGATACTGAGAGG aaacagaagggCCCTACTTCATCATCTACTAGTGAacctgcacctaagaacaaagATGAGTACAATGGTCAGAATTTTAGAGCTAAACCTACTTATTCTCAGGGTAGCGTGAcacaagggggtagtaagcctcctgcatgCGCCAAGTGCGGTAGGAACCATTCAG ttgctccactagACAGAGTTACAACTAGAGGGGCTACTttcggtactggcggaggaacaaaccgCTTATATGCTATCATAGTCGCCAAGAGAAAGAGGATTCGCCAggtgttgtcactggtatga